A stretch of DNA from Thalassospiraceae bacterium LMO-SO8:
GACCCGCGTTATGTGACCCGGGTCACTGCCGCCGCCGTCGCGGCGGCGTACATAGCTCTACAGAGCAAGCCCCTCCTAAAATCCGGCCCAGACCGGACCCGATATGGCGCTGATGCACCGACTGGGAAGAAGGGCTGTCCACGAGATGGATGAGATCGGTACATGCCTATGTTTGAATTTGAAATCTATAACAGCGACGTTCTCGACGCCCTGAAAGCCGGCGGCCGCCATAAGGTATTCAAGGACGAATGGGCGGACACCCATTTCATCGAGTTCTCGGGCACTGACGAGACCGACGCCCGCCGCCGCGCGGAACGCCGCTATCCGGCCAGCCAGGGCTTCGTCATCGCCGGGGTCAAGGAAGTCTGACCCGCCGCCCCCGGCCCAGCCCTGCCGGTTGTTTTACGCAAATTTAGATTTGGAGCCTCGTGACGGGCTGTTGGCGCATGTCTGCTTCTAGCCAGGAGGGGACTTGCCATCGCATAAATTGCCAAGTTGCCAACGCGTTGCGGACGTTCGCGACGTCCGCTGTTAGAATTGCCGATATTATCGGTCCCGTGTGACTGTTGATCCTGTGGCAATCGGGAGTGAGCTCCAGAACGTTCCTCAACAATCGGATTTTCGGGATAAACTTTGGTCGATGACAGAGCCTGAGCCCACAGCCCTGACAGAGGATGACCTAGCGAAACGGCGCGTTCCGTGCCTTATCGCCTATCTCCATCCGTTCCGCATAATCGAAAGCGACGCCCTCTCCCCATGGAACGTCACGATTGAACAAGTGAACCGCCAATCTTGGGACTATGCAGCTCTGCACGAGATCGCTGGCGGGATAGATGTTGGCCTACCTGCTCCCTATCACCTCGTACTGGCGCGGGATGGTGCACTGGCACTACCGCCAATAAAAGATCTCTGGCCCGATCAAGCCGCTGTTGAATTCTTTAATCGGTGCTTGGCCGGCCTCCTCATCGGCGGCATTTATTGTGAGGCTATTACGCCCGATGGCCTCGACACGGGCTCAATCATCGACTGGCGATACGTACGCAGTCACAAGTCCGGTCCGGCAGCCCCAAACCGATTTCACGAACAGATCCGATACGGTCATGCCAGCACCTTGGAAGCCATCGCGCTGCATCGCCCGCGCACAATTTCTATGACCATTCTGACGGCCGCGATGAAGACCGGGCTCGATGTGCTGGGTCGAGTGAGCAGCATGCGCGGAGAGTACCTCTTGAAGGGCGCAACGGGGATAGCTCGGAGAGACTGGGGCGCTGCGCTCGCAAACCTTTGGATTGTCGCGGAACAGCTCACGTCAGAGCTTTGGTCGAGGGAAGTTGTAAACCCCACGCTTTCCGAGGATCCTAGCAAATCACGACGGGACCAGCTTGGCGACACTCGAACGTGGACCGCATCGGCACGCATTGAACTGCTTTTCCAAAAGCGACTGCTGACGTTGGACACCTTCAAGGCGCTAAGCGTTGCGAGGAAGGCTCGCAATGACCTCTCTCATGAGGGCAAGCACCCCTCAGAGGATGACGCTCGAAGTGCCTACGAGGGCGTCTGCGGGCTCCTGTCTGTCGCATTGACCGGAGAACGTCCACCCTTACTCGACCTCGACCTTGCCGATCACGCCCTCTCCGATCCATTTGCTCCGCCGGAGCCCTTAAAGGGCGCCCCTGAGTTCTGGATGGAGATACCCAAGCTACCGGGCGAACTGGAATTGGAAAAGGCCGAGGCATCGTTGCGGGCGCGAAAGCGTCAGTAGTGATGATCTTCGTGTGTGCGGTATCCACCCTACGACGACATTCCGCCCGGCGACTTAAACGCCCGCTCTGGGTCAAAAGCCGACCTAACCCGTTCCCCCCCAGCGCCCTGCTCACCCGATCCGATTGATCCCGTCGAAGGCCGCCGTCTTGTAGCATTCGGCGAAGGTCGGGTAGTTGAACACCGTGTCGATCAGGTAGTCCATGGTGCCGCCCAGCGACATCACCGCCTGGCCGATGTGGATCATCTCGCACGCCCCGTCGCCGATGATGTGCACCCCCAGAAGTTTCCGCGACTGCGGATCGAACAAGAGTTTCAGCAGGCCCGCCTGATCGCCGACGATCTGGCCGCGGGCGATTTCCTTGTAGGCGGCGCGGCCGACCTCGTAGGGGATTTCCGCCTCGGTCAGTTCCTGTTCGTTCTTCCCGACCACGGAAATTTCCGGGATCGTGTAGATGCCGTAGGGCAGCAGGTCGGGGAAGCTGCGCGCCTGGACGCCGAAGGCATGGCAGGCGGCGAGGCGGCCCTGCTCCATGGAAGTTGAGGCGAGCGAAGGAAAGCCGATGACGTCGCCGACCGCGTAGATGTGATCGACCCCGGTCTGGTAGTTGGCGTTGACGGCGATACGCCCGCGGCTGTCGGCGGCGACGCCGGCCGCGTCCAGGTTGAGGTTGTCCGTCGCGCCGGTGCGGCCGATGGAATAGAGCACGGTCTCGCAATTGATGTGCTTGCCGCTTTTCAGCGCGATATGAACCTTCTGGCCCTGGTCGCCGTCGACCAGGTCGATGCCCGAGACTTCCTCGCCCATGCGCAGGGTCACCCGTTCCTGGCGCATCAGGTGGACCAGGGTGTCGATGATTTCCTCGTCCACGAAGGGCAGGATGCGGAGCCGCTTGTCGATCACCGTGACACGGACGCCCAGCGTCGCGAAGATGGTCGCGTATTCGATGCCGATGACCCCGGCGCCGATCACGGTCAGGCTTTTCGGCAGGGTCTCGAGCTCAAGAATATCGTCCGAGGTGAAGATGTGTTTGCCGTCGAAGGCGATGTTGTCGTCGCGCGTGGTCGTCGTGCCGACGGCGATGGCGACCTTTTCGGCCGTGACCTGGGACGGCGGGCCACCGGCGCAGGGGGTCAGTTCGATGCGATGCGGGTCGAGGAACGCGGCCGTGGCCTCGATGATCTTGATGCCGTTGCGCTGCATCTGGTGACGGGTCACGTCGATGCCGATCTGGCGCACATGGTCGGCGCGGCCCAGCAGGTCGGCCATGGTGACTTCCTGCTTCACCTTGTAGGACGAGCCGTAGACGCTGCGTTCGTTGTAGCCGGAAAAATGCATGGTCGCGGCGCGCAGCGTCTTCGACGGGATCGTGCCGGTGTTAAGGCAAACCCCGCCGACCACGGTCTGACGTTCAGCCAGCGCCACCCGCTTGCCCAGCTTGGCCGCCTGCACCGCCGCGCGCTGGCCCGCCGGGCCGGAGCCGATGACGAACAGGTCGTAGTCGTAGCCGCTCATGAAATCCCCCGAGGCAGACATCCACGAAATGCAGGTTAAGTGGCGGGAACCCCTTGAGTCCATTGGATTTCGTGGCTTGCGCATCCTGAGATGCGCGGGATGCTATTTAATCGCCGTCCACAGCAGCGCCAGACCGGAGCAGAACAGCATGACATCCATCACGTATTCGAAGGTCTTCAGGCTGAGATGCGCCATCACCCGCTTGCCCAGATAGGCGCCGACCATCATCGATCCGCCGACGATCAGCCCCTGCACGATCATCGGCCCCGGCAGGGCCCCTGCCTGCTGGAACGTCGCGACCTTGGCGACCATCAATGCCAGGGATGCCGCCGCCTCCGTCGAAATAAGCGCCCCCTTGGTCAGGCCGACCGCGAGAAACGCCGGAATGCTGAGCGGCCCGGTCGACAGCACGATGCCGCTGAGATAGCCGATCACCCCGCCAATAACGGCCAACTGCCAATAGCGGATGCGGATATCGCGGGCCTGCATCCAGCGCCGCCCGGGAATCATCAACAGGAAGAATCCGCCCAGCACCACTTCGACCACCGCCGGCGGCAACACCAGCAGGGTCCGCGCCCCCAGGGCCGCCCCCGGCACGCCGAGCACGGCATAGGCCCAGAAGGCCCGCCAATCGACCTCGCGCCACCAGGCCACGGCCTTGCCGATGTTGCCCAGCACGGCGGCGATGGCCATGATCGGCACCGCCTGCTGCGGGCCGAACTGATAGACCAGGATCGGCATCAGCACGATGGAGCCGCCGGTGCCGACGACGCCGCTGAGCGTTCCCGCGGCGACACCCGCCAGCAGCAAGAAGATATAGCCGGTCAATCGATGGTCCCCCGCCGTCCCCTGAATTCGGGCCGGATGGTAACCGACGGACGGCTGTCACAAAAATGCAAAGAACGGGCAGCGCGCGGTTTCCGCGAAATCGGCCGCAAAAGGAAAGGGTCATCCCCCTTGCGGAGGATGACCCTGGAACCGTACTTCAACCCAGTTGAAGCTTGGATCTAGTCTGGATCCTTTCGGATCAAGCTTCCTGCAGGTTCACGGCCTTGGGGCCGCGGGCTTCGTTCTGGACTTCGAAGCTCACCTTCTGGCCTTCGGCCAGACCGGACATGCCGGACTGTTCGACAGCGGTGATGTGGACGAAAACGTCCTTCGAGCCATCTTCCGGCGTGATGAAGCCGTAGCCCTTCTGCTGGTTGAAGAATTTAACCGTTCCAGTGGTCATGTACTTACAGTCCTGTACTAGTTGCCGGGCGGATGGCGCCACGACATGGTGAGATACCGGAACAGCAACCGCGCTTTCCGGGTGATCGACGCTTCCTGGGGCTGGTGGGGTTTTTGGATCCGAAGGGTCCGGTCACCGCCTGCCAAAACCGGCTGGGGCATAATCACGTCAGGATTCGTACTTTCGAACGCTCTTAAACACAAGCGAATTTTAACCGTTAACCGCGGCGGACAGCCATTTAACGGCCAATTCGGCGGCACTTCGCGCGGTGCCTTCGTCGGCGAAAACGCGTTCCCCGAAACCGGCGGCGCCGGACCAGCCGCGGGGGTCTTCCGGGTCGCGGCGGTACTCCTCGAAGCCATGAGTGCCGTCGGCGCGGCGGAACAGATCGACGCAGCGCGTGCCGTCGCCGTTTTCCAGGGACGCAAGAACCAGGGGCCGGATGGATCGGGGATCGGTCATGGGCTTATTATGCGCGACTGCCCTTTTTTCGCCAAAGGATACAGCGACAAGGTATAAGGCCGCGAGATATGGCGGCCCGGACCGGTGTCGGCTAGACTGATTTCCGGTTACCGCCCGTCCCCATTTGATCCCGAGGTTCGAGACCGCCCGTGACCCCATCCCGCCGCCTTCGCCGTTCCCTTGCCGCCGGCGTGATCTGCGCCGCCGCCCTGGCCGTCTCAACCGGCGCCGCGAACGCCAAGCCGGACGCCAAGGAGGCCTTAAGCGCCAACACCTTCATCGGCAACTATCTCGCCGGCCGCCAGGCCCAGCGCGAGGGCGACCTGGGCGCCGCCGCCGAGTTCTACGGCGCCGCCCTGATCCAGCGCCCGGCCACCCCCGGCCTGCTGCGTCAGACCTTCATCGTCAACCTGATCGAAGGCCGCGTGGCGACGGCCGTCACCCTGGCCCGCGACTATCTGAAGGAAGACCCGGACCAGACCATCGCCCAGTTGGCCGTCGCCGTCGATCACATGAAGTACAAGCGCTTCAAGGACGCGCAAGCGTTGTTGAGCAAACTGCCGGATGAAGGGCTTTCCGTGTTCACCAAGCCGCTTCTCATCGCCTGGTGCCTGTACGGCCAAGGCAAGGCCGAGGACGCGCTGGCCGCCCTGAAGCCGCTGGAGGACAAGAAGGGGATCGAGAACCTGGTGGAAATCCACGAGGCGCTGATCCTGCAACTGACCGGCAAGACCGAGGACGCGGCCAAGCTTTTGACCGGCGTCATCGAGCGGCAATCGCCGCCGTCATCCCGCGTCACCCATCTTCTCGGCGCGCTTCTGGAACGCGCCGGCGACACCGAGCGGGCCAAGGCGATCTATAACCTCTATCTCGGCGAACATCCCGTTTCGCGGCTCATGGACACGGCCATGACACGCATGGAGGCGGGCAAGAAACCGCCGCTCGCCATCAAGAACGCCCGCGATGGCGCTGCCGAGGCGCTGTACGACATCGGCTCGTCCCTGCGCCGGCAGAACGCGCATGAAACCGCCATTGCTTTGATTCAGCTGTCGCTTTACCTGAAACCCGATTTCCCCGTGGCGCGCTTCATCCTGGCCGACATCCTACAGTCGGACCAGCGCCTGGAACAGGCGGTGAAGGAATACGACGGCGTGGATGGGGCCTCGCCCTACGGCTGGAGCGCCCAACTCCAGGCCGCCGCCCTGCTGGGCGACCTGGGCCGCTCCGACGCGGCGGTCAAGCGCCTGGACAAACTGGCCAAGCTGCGCCCCGACCTGCCGGACCCGCATCTGCATTTGGGCGATGTCTACCGGCGCATGGAAAAGTATCCGCAGGCGGCCAAGGCCTATTCGGCGGCGATCGAGCGCGTGAAGACCCCGCAGACCCATCACTGGAGCCTGTATTACGCGCGCGGCATCGCTTTCGAGCGGGCCAAGCGGTGGAAGGATTCGGAAAAGGACCTGCTGAAGGCGCTCGACCTGCGCCCGGACCAGCCTTATGTGCTGAACTATCTGGGCTATACCTGGATCGACCAGGGCGAACAACTCGACCGCGCCACGGACATGATCAAGAAGGCCGTGTCGCTGGCCCCCAACGACGGCTTCATCGCCGACAGTCTGGGCTGGGCCTATTACCGCCAGAACCAATACGACAAGGCGGTGGTCGAACTGGAACGCGCCGTGGAACTGCGGCCTCAGGACCCGGTGATCAACGACCACCTGGGCGACGCCTACTGGAAGGTGGGGCGCAAGCTGGAAGCGCAATTCCAATGGAAACGCTCGCTCTCCCTCGCCCCGGACAAGGACCTGATCCCCAAGATTCAGGCCAAGCTGGACAAAGGTCTGTAGGTGGCTGACGCCATCGTTAGCGTCGCGGCGCCGGCCAAGCTGAACCTGTACCTGCATGTCACGGGGCGGCGGGACGACGGCTATCACCTGCTCGACAGTCTGATCGCCTTCGCCGACGTGGGCGACGAGATCAAGGCACGGGCCGCCGCCGACGGCTCGCTGACCCTGACCGTGCGCGGCCCCTTCGCCAAGGACCTGGCCGACGAAACCGATAACCTCGTGCTGCGCACGGCCAGGCGCCTGCGCGAGGCGGCGGGGATCGACGCCGGCGCCCATCTGGTTCTGGAAAAGCGCCTGCCCGTGGCGTCGGGCATCGGCGGCGGATCGGCCGACGCGGCGGCGGCGCTGAAGGCGTTGTGCCGCCTGTGGGGCGTCGAGATGGCGGACGCCGAGATGCGCGCCCTGGCCCTGGAGCTGGGGGCCGACGTCCCCGTGTGCTGGGTCGGGAAACCCGCCTTTATCGGCGGCATCGGCGACGAGATCACGGCCGCCCCGCCCCTGCCCGCGGCCCCTTTGATCCTGGTCAACGCCAAGGTGCCGGTCTCGACCCCGGCCGTGTTCAAGGCCCGGACCGGCGGCTTTCAGGGCCCGGACCGATTCCGGGAAACACCCATCGACGCGGCTCATCTGGCCTATCTTCTGAAGGCCCGCAGCAACGGTTTGACCGAGGCCGCCTGCGCCTTTTGCCCGCCCGTGGCCAAGGTACTGGCCGCTCTCGACGCGACGGAGGCACCGCTTCTGACGCGCATGTCCGGGTCGGGCGGGACCTGCTTCGCGCTGTACGAAACGACGGAGGCGGCGCTTGCCGCCGCCGCACGGCTTTATGACGCGGAACCGGACTGGTGGGTCGCCGTCGGCCGCCTGGCGCCGCCCGCCGACGGGCTGAACTGAGCCGAACTCACCGTCGTTTCAGCCCCCCGCATCCCTTGCCCAGGGCCAACAGATGGTCTAAGAAGTCGGCCCGTCCCTGTAGGGACGGACACCCGGCGATTGGGGCGTGGTGAAGTGGCTTAACACACCGGTTTTTGGTACCGGCATTCCCAGGTTCGAATCCTGGCGCCCCAGCCATTTTTCTGACAAGCAATTCAATAGCTTATGTTGTCGGAAACATTTTAGTTTGTCCAATCACAGCTTAGATTGTCCAAATGACAATTTAACTTGTCCGCTTCCGCACCAAAATTCCTTCATATAGAAAACGGTAGAAAGCGCCGGAGGCGTCCGGATTTTCCGTCGATTTTTTTTGCCTTCCAACCGTTTCCCGGAAATTTAGAAGCCGAGCAATGCTAAATCCGTTCCGGATTTGTCCGCGCTTGAAATCGGGCGCCGCATCCAGTATCTAAGGCGCAAGCGACAACCATACCTCACATAGCCGCGGCCACCCGCGGACATCAAAGCGCGACAGCGAAGCTGGCCCGCGCTTTTTGTGCTTGTCGTTTGCTCTCAAAAACCCAAATCAATCGGGAGGCAGAAGTCATGCGCAATGACATTGCCAAAGTCATCGTCGAGCGCCCACGCCAGGGCGGTCACGGCGCGCGCAAGGGGCGCGCCTTGCGTAACCTCGAACTGGCGCGGAACGTGGTCGGCATGAAGCGTGCGGCGTCCGAGTCCGGCGACCGTAAGACGCTCAACGAGAACCTCGCACCGCTCCGGCGTTATTTCGGCCGTCAGGTCGGGCGCCCCTGGAACAAGGTGTGGTCGGAGGTCTGCGCCAACCTCCGGGTCACATCGACCGTGCAACAACATGTCCGCGACCACATTTGCGACTTCGTCGCACACGAAGGTGTTTCGCGGCGCGACGGCCAAGTGTACGTGCACTCGTACTGGGGCGGCAAAAGACCACTGGAAAACTCCATATTTGAGTTCTGGGTCGACCCGGCAACCGGGATCCTTCGCCGAAACAAGAGACAGCAAACCTACCGCATGAAGCAGAAGGCGCGCCAAGCAGCATGGGTCGCGGAATTGCGCAAACGGATGGTCGAACGCGACACCTGGCATCAGTTCCACCTTTTGGACGATGGCGCTTGGTGGGAAGTTGCGCTGGAACAGGAACCCCCGAAACCGCCGGTAGTCGATGTTGTCTTGAGCGCGGGTTTGTCCGCCCTCTCGCCTGGGCGACTGTACGGCCGTTCAGGCGTCTACGCCGTCGGCAAGCGGCAGCTTTCAAAGAAAGAGATCAAACGCCTGAAGCTACCTCGCTAGTCCAGAGCCTGAGGCGCGATAAGTTAGGCTTCAACAAGGTTCTGCATTTGGACGAATAGCGGACTAATGAACTTTGACCTTCCCCTGTCTGCAATTGACCCTACGCGGACACATCCGTCGGGCGTCCCCAGGCCCGCAATCGCTGTTACGATGGCGCTTCGAACGAAGACCGTTCCCTTCGTCCCGCGCATGGACGACAATGCCCGGGCGAGCCAGGGAGGACAACAAGGGTGCGGACCGTTCGGATCGATGGCGTCCGGCGCGGCGGCAGAGCGACAACGGTTCTTGCTTGGGGACTGTTTCTCGCCGCAGCCGCATATGTCGCGACGGTTCCCGGTCAAGGTAAGTTTCAATCCGTTCCGGTGATTGCTGTTGTCGCCGGGTTGCTGGCCCTGGCCATCGCGGCTTCCGTGAACGCCTGGGCGATCGCGCGCGGGCGCGGGGGCCTGTCGATTGAGCCTGACGGGCTTCGGTGCTTCACCTGGTGGGGCGGGGCGCGGTTCCATCCGTGGGATGCTATCGAGCGGTTCGACGTTCTGTTCGTCGATCCCAACGACGGCCAGTCCAGGGAACAGGTGGGGTTCTTCCGGAAATCGGATAACGCCCCCGGCCGGTTCGTGCCATTTTCCGGTGCGCTGGACCTTCCGAACCGCGATGCGGTCGCCATCCTGGAGCATGTGCGGCAACTGCCGCCGGAAGCCCGCGCGGCCTTGCCCGACAACCTGGAGACCCTGCGTGCCCAGGCGCGGGCGGCGGCCTGAGCTTGCGCGCATTCTTTGCCATTGTCGCCGTCCTGTTCGCGGCACTACCGGGCGCCTGCGCCATGTCGGCGGTCGATGCGCCCCACGGCACACCGTCATGGCGCGAGGGCTGGGCCGACGGGTGCAACTTCGCGCGCGGGATGTCCGGCTGGGGCACGGGCTGGACCGTCGATGTCACACGCCGCCAGTCGGACGCCGACTATGCGGCGGGGCTCAACGCCGGGGCGCGGTATTGCGGATAATGATGTAAAAGGAACGGACAATGCACAGACATTCGATCCTAGTCGCCACCTCCGGCGCGCTTCTTCTCCTTGCGGCCTCCGTCGCCGATGTCGACGCAGGCAGCGGCGGCACGGACGATCCTCTGGCCGTCCTGAAACGCATCTACGTCCTGCCGAATCCCTATTTCGACGCCTTCCATGACCGGGAAGAGCGTCCAAAGTTCTATACCCGCCGCATTCATGAACAGGCCCTCAGGATGGAGGCCTGCGTCTACCGCCAGTTCAAGATGGAGCATCTGGACTACGACTTCATCGTGCCGGGCCAGGTGTCGGAAACATCTTAGTTTGTCCAATCACAGCTTAGATTGTCCAAATGACAATTTAACTTGTCCGCTTCCGCACCAAAATTCCTTCATATAGAACACGATAGAAAGCGCCGGAGATGTCCGGATCTTCCGTCGAGGTTTTTTTGCCTTCCGACCGATGCCCGGAAATTTAGAAACCGAGCAATGCTAAATCCGCTCCGGATTTGTACGCGCTTGAAATCGGGCGCCGCATCCAGTATCTAAGGCACAAGCGACAACCATACCTCACATAGCCGCGGCCACCCGCGGACATCGAAGCGCGACAGCGAAGCTGGCCCGCGCTTTTTGTGTTTGTCGTTTGCTCTCAAAAACTCAAATCAATCGGGAGGCAGAAGTCATGCGCAATGACATTGCCAAAGTCATCGTCGAGCGCCCACGCCAAGGCGGTCACGGCGCGCGCAAGGGGCGCGCCTCGCGTGACCTTGAACTTGCGCGGTACGCGGTCGGCATGAAGCGTGCAGCGTCCGAGTCCGGCGACCGCAAGATGCTCAACGAGAACCTCGCGCCGCTCCGGCGCTACTTTGGCCGCCAGGTCGGGCGCCCTTGGAACAAGGTGTGGTCGGAGGTCTGCGCCAACCTTCGTGTCACCTCGACCGTGCAACAGCATGTCCGCGATCACATCAGCGACTTCGTCGCGTACGAAGGTGTTTCGCGGCGCAACGGCCAGGTGTACGTCCACTCGTACTGGGGCGGCGCAAGACCACTGGAAATCTCCTTGTTTGAGTTCTGGGTCGATCCGGCAACCGGGATCCTCCGCCGGAACAAGAGACAGCAAACCTACCGTATGAAGCAGAAGGCTCGCCAAGCAGCATGGATCTCGGAACTGGGCAAACGGATGGTCGAACGCGACGCCTGGCATCAGTTCCATCTTTTGGACGACGGAGCTTGGTGGGAAGTTGCGCTGGAACAGGAACCCCCGAAACCGCCGGTCGTCGACGTTGTCTTGAGCGCCGGGTTGTCCGCCCTCTCGCCGGGCCGACTGTACGGCCGTTCAGGCGTCTATGCGATCGGCAAACGGCAACTCTCTAAGAAAGAGATCAAACGCTTGAAGCTGTCCCGTTAACCAGCTAATGCGCCGCATGATCGAAGGGCGGGACAGAAACAGAACCATGGCAGCGCGAATTTCGGCGCCCCGACCTGTTGAATGATATTAGATCATTCGCTTAATCTCGACGTACTCGCCGCGAACGCGAAGCGTGACCGTAACGTCCTGGCGCCCGCGATTGCGCCAGAACCAGCCGTGGTTGCCGTCGAAAGCGGCCTCCAGGGTGCCGCTGTGGTTCTTAACCTTGCGGTCTTTCTTGTAGCTGATGTTCTTGCCGCCGCCGTCGCCGTGCAGGTCGTAGTTCACCGCGCCGTTTTTGACCGTCCACGAAAACTCCGCCTTTCCTCCCTTGGCCATGGTCAATTTGACCTCGGCCCCCTGGCCGGGCTTCAGCGTGATCGACACTTCATCCTTCCAGGCCGCTTCATTGCTTTGTGCCTGAGCCTGCCCGATTGCACCCGGGATACCGACATGGTGAGGCAGGGACAGGGCTGAGCCGATCAGCAGGGCCGCGGTCAGGCCGTGAAGAAGACGAGATTTCATGATTTAAGTTTCTCCGTTCGATAAAGGGCGCGGACAATGGATCCGCCAATCTAAGGACAGGGCCAACGCTGGGCATAGGCCCGCGCGAGGCTGACATGGGCTTCTTCTTCAGGGGGCGTCGGGTTCTTTTCAAGCCAGGCCATTCCAACGATCACCAAATAGACGGATGACGCATTCTCCGGAATACAGGCCCGCATGCCATGAATATCACCCGTTTTCAGTTTACCGCGAACATGGGCGATGAGCTTCTCGCATTTGTCGAACCGGCGGGACGCGTCATGATCTGCGCTCGTCACAAGGCATATCGATTCGAGTTGATCGACACCGATGCTTTCGGCTGCCTTCGCATCGGCGAAAGACACCATCATTGCGAAGACGATCCCGGCTCCGAGGTGTCGCAACATCGTCCTTTTCCCAGTCTGTTGGCCGCCGGGCGGCGCGGGCCGTGTAGTGGCCTGCATCGCCGTTAGATCAGTCGTTTGAGCTCCAAGTAGTCGCCCCGAACCCGGAGCGTGACCTTGATGGGCTGATTTTCCCGGTTGCGCCAGAACCAGCCGTGGTTGCCGGTAAAGGCCGCCTCCAGCCTCCCTTCATGGCCCGGCACGCCCCGGCCTTTCTGATAAGCAATGGACTTGCCGCCGCCGTCGCCGTGCAGGTCGTAATTGGCAACGCCGCCGTCGACACTCCAATGGAACTCCGCCACGGCCCCTTCGTCCATCACCAGTTTGACCTCGGCGCCCTGACCGGGCACCAGCGTGAAGGAGATTTCCTCCTTCCATGTCGGGGCCTGGGCCTCCGCCGTCTTTTGCGGCTCAGCCGGTTTCGCCGAATCGGCGGAAGGTGCTGCGACTTGCGCGGGCGCCGACGGTTTCGGCGGCTCCGCGGCCGGCGTCATGGGCTGCTGCTCCATGGCGGCGGTCTGCTCCTGATCCGCCTTGGCTTCCGCTTCCAGTTGCGTCTTGATTTCGCCCATCTCGGTCAGCCCCAGGACACGGCCGATGCCGGTGGGGTCGATGGCATATTCGGCGGGCAGGACGATCGTGACCAGAATGACGGCCGCCGAAACCAGGGCATAGAACGTCGAACGCAGAAGCCTGCCGGTCGTCGGCAATTCGCTCTGAGAAGGGATTTCGGAATTGAACATGGATTGACCTTTCGGGATTAGGAAACGAAGTAACCGGTGAGCTGGTAGCCGATGAGAATGAACCCGGCGCTCATCATCGCGACGTTCACCGTATAGGCGCGGCGGATGAAGCTGTCGGTGCGCCGCCACCAACCCATCAGCACGAGGATCGCAGCGAGCGCCGTCAGCTGGCCCAGTTCGACGCCGACGTTGAAGGCCAACAGATTGGGGATCAGGCCGTCTTCGGCAATGTCATAGTCGATGATCTTCGAAGCCAGACCGAAGCCATGGCAGAACCCGAAGATCAGGGTCGCCCATTTGGTGTTGGGCTGGAAGCCGAACCAGCGCTGATAGGCGCCCAAGTTGTCGAGCGCCTTGTAGACGAT
This window harbors:
- a CDS encoding tetratricopeptide repeat protein, encoding MTPSRRLRRSLAAGVICAAALAVSTGAANAKPDAKEALSANTFIGNYLAGRQAQREGDLGAAAEFYGAALIQRPATPGLLRQTFIVNLIEGRVATAVTLARDYLKEDPDQTIAQLAVAVDHMKYKRFKDAQALLSKLPDEGLSVFTKPLLIAWCLYGQGKAEDALAALKPLEDKKGIENLVEIHEALILQLTGKTEDAAKLLTGVIERQSPPSSRVTHLLGALLERAGDTERAKAIYNLYLGEHPVSRLMDTAMTRMEAGKKPPLAIKNARDGAAEALYDIGSSLRRQNAHETAIALIQLSLYLKPDFPVARFILADILQSDQRLEQAVKEYDGVDGASPYGWSAQLQAAALLGDLGRSDAAVKRLDKLAKLRPDLPDPHLHLGDVYRRMEKYPQAAKAYSAAIERVKTPQTHHWSLYYARGIAFERAKRWKDSEKDLLKALDLRPDQPYVLNYLGYTWIDQGEQLDRATDMIKKAVSLAPNDGFIADSLGWAYYRQNQYDKAVVELERAVELRPQDPVINDHLGDAYWKVGRKLEAQFQWKRSLSLAPDKDLIPKIQAKLDKGL
- a CDS encoding transmembrane anchor protein → MFNSEIPSQSELPTTGRLLRSTFYALVSAAVILVTIVLPAEYAIDPTGIGRVLGLTEMGEIKTQLEAEAKADQEQTAAMEQQPMTPAAEPPKPSAPAQVAAPSADSAKPAEPQKTAEAQAPTWKEEISFTLVPGQGAEVKLVMDEGAVAEFHWSVDGGVANYDLHGDGGGKSIAYQKGRGVPGHEGRLEAAFTGNHGWFWRNRENQPIKVTLRVRGDYLELKRLI
- the sthA gene encoding Si-specific NAD(P)(+) transhydrogenase, which translates into the protein MSGYDYDLFVIGSGPAGQRAAVQAAKLGKRVALAERQTVVGGVCLNTGTIPSKTLRAATMHFSGYNERSVYGSSYKVKQEVTMADLLGRADHVRQIGIDVTRHQMQRNGIKIIEATAAFLDPHRIELTPCAGGPPSQVTAEKVAIAVGTTTTRDDNIAFDGKHIFTSDDILELETLPKSLTVIGAGVIGIEYATIFATLGVRVTVIDKRLRILPFVDEEIIDTLVHLMRQERVTLRMGEEVSGIDLVDGDQGQKVHIALKSGKHINCETVLYSIGRTGATDNLNLDAAGVAADSRGRIAVNANYQTGVDHIYAVGDVIGFPSLASTSMEQGRLAACHAFGVQARSFPDLLPYGIYTIPEISVVGKNEQELTEAEIPYEVGRAAYKEIARGQIVGDQAGLLKLLFDPQSRKLLGVHIIGDGACEMIHIGQAVMSLGGTMDYLIDTVFNYPTFAECYKTAAFDGINRIG
- a CDS encoding sulfite exporter TauE/SafE family protein, giving the protein MTGYIFLLLAGVAAGTLSGVVGTGGSIVLMPILVYQFGPQQAVPIMAIAAVLGNIGKAVAWWREVDWRAFWAYAVLGVPGAALGARTLLVLPPAVVEVVLGGFFLLMIPGRRWMQARDIRIRYWQLAVIGGVIGYLSGIVLSTGPLSIPAFLAVGLTKGALISTEAAASLALMVAKVATFQQAGALPGPMIVQGLIVGGSMMVGAYLGKRVMAHLSLKTFEYVMDVMLFCSGLALLWTAIK
- a CDS encoding 4-(cytidine 5'-diphospho)-2-C-methyl-D-erythritol kinase produces the protein MADAIVSVAAPAKLNLYLHVTGRRDDGYHLLDSLIAFADVGDEIKARAAADGSLTLTVRGPFAKDLADETDNLVLRTARRLREAAGIDAGAHLVLEKRLPVASGIGGGSADAAAALKALCRLWGVEMADAEMRALALELGADVPVCWVGKPAFIGGIGDEITAAPPLPAAPLILVNAKVPVSTPAVFKARTGGFQGPDRFRETPIDAAHLAYLLKARSNGLTEAACAFCPPVAKVLAALDATEAPLLTRMSGSGGTCFALYETTEAALAAAARLYDAEPDWWVAVGRLAPPADGLN
- a CDS encoding Rap1a/Tai family immunity protein, with protein sequence MLRHLGAGIVFAMMVSFADAKAAESIGVDQLESICLVTSADHDASRRFDKCEKLIAHVRGKLKTGDIHGMRACIPENASSVYLVIVGMAWLEKNPTPPEEEAHVSLARAYAQRWPCP
- a CDS encoding cold-shock protein; its protein translation is MTTGTVKFFNQQKGYGFITPEDGSKDVFVHITAVEQSGMSGLAEGQKVSFEVQNEARGPKAVNLQEA